One Mycobacteriales bacterium genomic window, CGCCGGCGACGCCGTCTCCTCCCGCCTGGTCCGCGAGGCGCCCGCGCTGCTCGCCGAGGGCGGCGTCGCGCAGCTCCTCGCCAACTGGGTGCACCTGCCCGGCGCGGACTGGCGGGAGCGGGTCGCGTCGTGGGTGCCGGACGGCTGCGACGCGCTGGTGCTGCAACGCGAGACGCAGGACCCGGCCGAGTACGTCGGCCTCTGGCTGCGCGACGCCGGGGAGACCGGCGCGCGCTACGCGCGGCGGTACGACGAGTGGCTGGCGTGGTTCGAGCGCGAACGGGTGACGGCGGTCGGCTTCGGGATCGTCACGCTGCGCCGCACGGCCGGCGCCGCGGCGGTGCGGGTCGAGGACGCGCCGCAGCCGGTCGTCCAGCCGCTCGGCCCGCACCTCGCGTCCTGGCTGGGCCGGGTCGCGGCGTTGCGCGGCGCCGACCTGCTCGACGCGCGGTTGCGGGTCGCGGCCGACGTGACGCTGGAGCAGGTGGCCACCCACTCCCCCGACGGGTGGGCGGTCGCAGTGCAGGCGCTCCAGCAGCACGGCGGGCTGCGCTGGCGCGCCGAGACCGACCCGGTCGGCGTCGCGCTCGCCGCCGCCTGCGACGGCACGCGGCCGCTGCGCGACCTGCTGCCGGTGCTCGCGGCGGCGTTCGACCTCGACCCGGACGACCTCGGACGCGGCGCGCTCGCGGCCGTCCGCCACCTCGTGGAGCGCGGCTTCCTGCTCCCTTAGGGGCCGGTCGCGACCGGCCGGTCGCCGCGCGCGACCCACTCGCTCCACGAGCC contains:
- a CDS encoding methyltransferase, yielding MLDDDADLARLRDALAAAGYRYDAVAALLGPVASAALGRAELVPALRATTGGTPVETLVRLFLLGTTEPETAVAAALPLDAALRSGLVERDRDGVRAALDVRPYAADDGDWWVVSDLGTDLRPPPLRPDHVLGVGGASTTLAQATVRSPVANALDVGTGCGVQALHLSRHAGAVTATDRNPRALALARATAFLNGLSWELLAGDLLAPVAGRAFGLVVANPPFVVGPARDDYAYRDSGVAGDAVSSRLVREAPALLAEGGVAQLLANWVHLPGADWRERVASWVPDGCDALVLQRETQDPAEYVGLWLRDAGETGARYARRYDEWLAWFERERVTAVGFGIVTLRRTAGAAAVRVEDAPQPVVQPLGPHLASWLGRVAALRGADLLDARLRVAADVTLEQVATHSPDGWAVAVQALQQHGGLRWRAETDPVGVALAAACDGTRPLRDLLPVLAAAFDLDPDDLGRGALAAVRHLVERGFLLP